TGGCGAATTTACCGCCCTTAGTAACTCAACTCAAGACTTATCTCCTCTTTCACCCTTACCTAGTGCGGATAAACCCTCTGTTGCCCAGTTAGAGCTACCCGCACCTGTACCTGTATCCGCACCTGCACCTGTATCCGCACCTGCACCTCTACCTATTCCAACAATAGGTACTACCGCCAATCCTTCTTTACCTGCACCACCTCCTGTAACTGAGCCAAATACGGGCAACAAAGAATTGGTGTTTACTGCTGCTTCTTCTGTGCCGACTGCTGAAACTGCTCAACCTCAACCAGTACCATTCCCGCCGACAATCAGTAGTTCGTATAGCAACCCAGTTAAATATAAAGTTTTAGTTGAAGCCTTAGATAGCCATGAAGAAACCGAAGTGCGATCGCTCTATCCCGAAGCTTTTGAGACTGTATTCGAGGGACAATCTTTATTACAAATAGGAGCGTTTAATAATCGGGATAAAGCCAAACAAGCAGAGCGATCGCTGGCAAAAATAGGTTTAGCAACCTATTTTTTGGAATAGATTTGAGTTGAGTAATAATAAAGGCGATCGCTTCATTATATTAAAGCCTATTATTGGGAAAGCGAGATCGCACCAGCTCAAATCAAAAATAGTCTTGACATTTTGTTCTCAAATGGAGAATATATAAAAATAACCCTTTCTTAGTAAATAAAATAAATTTGCGTGTCATCAGCCGAAAGATTCTCCGCGATTATTGCCAATCTCATGCTGATGTCTGTGAATCTCTTTATAACTGGTATAAAGTCGCCAGCAAAGCCCAATGGAAAAATTTAACCGAAGTCCAAGCTACCTACAAAAATGCTGAAGCGGTAGGTAATTTTACCGTTTTTAACATTAAAGGTAATCGCTACCGTTTAATTGTCGATATTATCTACCACAGTCAGAGAATTTATCTCAAATACATTTTGACTCACGCTGAATACGATAAGGATAAATGGAAAAATGACCCTTACTACTAATCCCGAATCTTATGCTCAGTTATTAGCTAAGTATCAACCCAAAGTAATCGAAACAGAAGCAGAAAATGATCGTGCTATTGCTTTAGCCCAAGAATTAGAATATAGAGCAGATCGCACTCCCCAAGAAGATGCGCTCCTCGAATTATTGGTTACTTTGATTGAAAAATTTGAAGATGAGCAATATCCGATTCCATCAGGTACACCTCATTCAATGTTGCTACATTTAATGGAATCAGGTGATCTTAAACAAGAAAACCTAATCGGCGTAATAGGTTCAAGAGGAGTAGTGTCTGAAGTAGTGAATGGCAAACGCAGTATTAGTAAAGCCCAGGCAAAAGCTTTAGCTGAATTTTTCTCCGTTGATGTTGGATTATTTATTTGAAGCTATACCAAGACACACAGAAAT
This DNA window, taken from Pleurocapsa sp. FMAR1, encodes the following:
- a CDS encoding type II toxin-antitoxin system HigB family toxin, yielding MRVISRKILRDYCQSHADVCESLYNWYKVASKAQWKNLTEVQATYKNAEAVGNFTVFNIKGNRYRLIVDIIYHSQRIYLKYILTHAEYDKDKWKNDPYY
- a CDS encoding helix-turn-helix domain-containing protein, with protein sequence MTLTTNPESYAQLLAKYQPKVIETEAENDRAIALAQELEYRADRTPQEDALLELLVTLIEKFEDEQYPIPSGTPHSMLLHLMESGDLKQENLIGVIGSRGVVSEVVNGKRSISKAQAKALAEFFSVDVGLFI